GGGCCCGTGACGCGCATGGGGATGAAATAACTGTAAACGCTATAAGACAGCCCGCGCCGTTCGCGGATGGCCTTATATAAGCGTGATACGAATCCCCCTCCGCCCAAGCTGTGATTGCCCACGTACAGCGGGAAGGTGTCCAGATCCACGCGCGCCATTCCGGGAGCGCCCACCCAGACATGCGTTTGGGTCGACTCGAACGGAACCTTGACCTCCAGGGTTTGGTTTAGCGCCGGCGCCGGCGGCAATGGCGGCGGCATGGCACCCGCCGGCAGGTTGGCGGTGAGCCGCTCCGCGATGCCCGCCGCGCGGTCTTGATCGAGATCGCCGACAATCGCGATGATCGCGTTGCGCGCGCTGTAAAAGCGCCGGTAGAACGCCAATACATCCTCGCGCTTTAACGCCAATAACGTCCTCTCGTTCCCTTGAGGCGGCGAGCCATAGGGATGATCTTTATACAAATTAGAATAAAACGCGTCCTCAGCCTTGGCGCCGGGATCCTGCTCTCTTTGTTTCAATCCGGTTAGCATCCGCTTGCGCTCGCGTTCCAAGGCCGAGGCGGGAAAGTCGGGCGACTGCAAGACCTGCGCGAGCGTGGTGAGCGCCGCCTCCAGGCTCGCTGGCTCCGTGATGCTGCGGAGACTGACCCAGGCCATATCCCGGAGGGCGCCGCTGCCGTAGCGGGCGCCGACGTCATCGAAGCGCTCGCTGATCGTTTGCCCAGAGAGGCCGTTAGCGCCTTCCGCCAGTATCGCATTGGTTAAGCCGGCCAATCCCCATTGCGCGCCGTCGCGCGCGCTGCCGGCATCGAAGACGACGCGGACATCGGCCATGGGGATCTCGCCGGCCCGGACAAAAAGCACCTTGGCGCCGGAAGCGGTTTGCCAGGACGCGATCCGCGGGCCGGCGGGAGCAGCCGCGGATGCGCACAGCATCAGCAACAGGATGAAGCAACGATTTTTCATAACGCTCCTTCAGCGGTCGCGGGGAGGCTGGATGAGGAGACCGGTTGCATAATCGCAACGGTTAATCGGTCGTCAACAAAATACTTGTGCGCCGCACTCTGAACCGCCTCGGCCGTCACGGCCTTGATATTGTCGACATATTGATCCTTGAGCCGCCAATCGAGCCCCACCGTTTCCATGAGGCCGATCTGCATGGCTTGATAGAACATCGAGTCGCGCTCGTAGACATCGTTGGCGATCACCTGGGTCTTGATGCGCCGCAGTTCCGCCGCGTCGATGGGCTTGGTCTTGAGGAGCGCGATTTCCTCACGCAACGCCG
The nucleotide sequence above comes from Pseudomonadota bacterium. Encoded proteins:
- a CDS encoding insulinase family protein, which translates into the protein MKNRCFILLLMLCASAAAPAGPRIASWQTASGAKVLFVRAGEIPMADVRVVFDAGSARDGAQWGLAGLTNAILAEGANGLSGQTISERFDDVGARYGSGALRDMAWVSLRSITEPASLEAALTTLAQVLQSPDFPASALERERKRMLTGLKQREQDPGAKAEDAFYSNLYKDHPYGSPPQGNERTLLALKREDVLAFYRRFYSARNAIIAIVGDLDQDRAAGIAERLTANLPAGAMPPPLPPAPALNQTLEVKVPFESTQTHVWVGAPGMARVDLDTFPLYVGNHSLGGGGFVSRLYKAIRERRGLSYSVYSYFIPMRVTGPFIAALQTSNAQADQALDLLVDTVQNYIETGPSAAELEASKKNIQGGFPLRIDSNSEIVEYLVIIGFYNLPLDYLETYVDRVKTVSLSEIRDAYQRRLHPANLVKIIVGPERAETASALPAAPPPALRHLHGGGTP